In Hyphomicrobiales bacterium, the sequence GGGGCATGGATCGGCAACCTGACCGCAATGGCGCCCTACCAGCCGGTCTTCGTGGCCGTGGCGGTGGCCTTCCTGACCTTTGGCTTCTGGCGGGTCTATCGCCAACCCAAGGCCGCCTGTGCGCCCGGAGGCTCCTGCGCGCGGCCGGGATCGAGCCGCATCGCCAAGATCGGCCTCTGGGCGGCCGCCGCGCTCGTCCTGGCGGCCGTCACCTTCCCCTATACCGCCCCGCTGCTGATCACCCTCTGAGGAGACCTGAGATGAAGACCCTGTTTCGTATTGCCCTGACCGCCTCGGCCCTGATGCTCGCGGGTGGGGCCATGGCCGCACCGCGCACCGTCACGCTCAACGTCGAGAACGTGAGCTGCGCCACCTGCGCCCCGATCGTGAAGAGGGTGCTCTCCCGCATCCCGGGCGTCAGCCAGGTCACGGTGGTCGAGGACAGCGGCATGGCGACGGCGACCGTCACCTTTGACGATGGGAAGGTCACGCCCGAGGCGCTGACCCAGGCGACGACCAACGCTGGCTATCCGTCGACCGTGAAGGACGGGAAGAGTTCCTCTTGAACCACCACGCCCTCACCAAAACCGGCAAGAGGTCTTCCTCCCCGACCGCCCGCTGCTGCGAGCCGGACGGGAACACATGAAAGTTGAGACCATGAGTGACTGCTGCGGCACGGGCGCGAAGAACGGCAAGGACCGCTACGATCTGGTGGTCATCGGGGCTGGGTCGGCCGGGTTTTCCGCCGCCATCACGGCCGCCGAACAGGGGGCACAGGTTGCCCTTGTCGGCCACGGCACAATGGGCGGCACCTGCGTCAACGTCGGCTGCGTGCCCTCCAAGGCCCTGATCCGGGCCACCGAGGCGGTGCACCACGCCAACGCGGCCTCCCGCTTTGCCGGGATCGACGGCAACGCGCGGGTGGCCGACTGGCAGGCGCTGGTTGCCCAAAAGGACGACCTTGTCGCGAGCCTGCGCCAGGCCAAGTACGTCGACCTCCTGCCGGCCTACAACAACGTGGCCTATCACGAAGGCCAGGCGCGCCTCGTTGACGGGGGCGTGCAGGCCGGCGGCAAGCGCCTCGTCTCGGACCGCATCATCATCGCGACCGGGACGCGGCCGGCCCTGCCGGCCATCCCGGGCATCGCGGACGTGTCCGCGCTTGACAGCACGACGGCGCTGGCCCTGACCGAGTTGCCCCGCTCCATGATCGTGGTCGGCGGCGGCTACGTCGGGGCCGAGCTCGCGCAGACCTTCGCCCGTGCCGGAGTGGACGTGACACTGGTCTTCCGCAGCCGCCTCCTGCCGGAGGCCGAGCCCGAGATCGGAGCGGCGCTCGCCGGCTATCTCACCGACGAGGGCATCACGGTCATGGGCGACCTGACCTATGATTCCGTTCGCAGGACGGAGGAGGGGATCGCCCTCACCGTCCTCAGGGACGGGCAACCGCAAACCATCGGCGCCGAGCGCATCCTGGTCGCGACCGGCCGCGCCCCCAACACCGAAGGCCTTGGCCTGGCGGAGACGGGCATCGCCCAGACCCCCATGGGCGCCATCCTTGTCGACGACCGCATGCGCACCACCAGGGCCGGCGTCTACGCGGCGGGTGACGTCACGGGCAAGGACCAGTTCGTCTACATGGCCGCCTACGGCGCGAAGCTCGCGGCGAGGAACGCGCTCAACGGCGACAGCCTCCGCTATGACAATTCGGCCATGCCGGCGGTGGTCTTCACCGATCCGCAGGTCGGCAGCGTCGGGCTGACCGAAGCGCAGGCCCGCGCCGCCGGACATGACGTGCGGACCTCGGTGCTCGCCCTCGACAACGTCCCGCGCGCCCTCGCCGCCCGCGACACGCGGGGCCTGATCAAACTCGTGGCGGACCGTGGAACCCGCAAGCTGCTCGGGGCGCACATCCTGGCCCCCGAAGGCGCGGACAGCATCCAGACGGCGGCCATGGCGATCCGGGGCGGGCTCACAATCGACGCCCTGGCTGAGACGATCTTCCCGTATCTGACCACCGTCGAGGGGCTCAAGCTCGCCGCCCAGACCTTCGACAAGGACGTCAAGATGCTGTCCTGCTGCGCAGGATAGCGCCTGACCACCCCATGGAGGATCGAGCCATGAACAGCACCGTGAACCCCACACGAGAGGTTGCCGCGGAGATCCGGCCGGGCGTGCGGCGCCCGGACTGGTCGGCCGTGACCACGCCGGCCGCCCGACAGGCCCTCGCCGGACGCTCGGCGGCCCGTTCGGGCCTGCTCGACATGTGGTCACACGCGCTTGAGGTCAGCGAGGACATCGTCTGGCGGACCGTCCTGCGGCTCTACGCGGCCCAGGGGCGGCCTCCAAACGTCGACGAAATCGCCGCCGCGGCGGGGATCGACGGAAGCCGCGTCTCCGCGCTGCTCCGCAAGCTGCAACTGCGGGACCTCGTTGGCCTCAAGGCGGGATCGGACGCCATCTGGCTGGCCTATCCGTTCACCGAGCATGCGACCGGACACCGGGTCGAACTCAATGGGCATGTGCTGAATGCCCTGTGCGCCATCGACGCCCTCGGCGTCGCCGCGATGTACCGCACCGACGTCACGGTCGAGTCGCCGTGCCGCTCCTGTGGCGAGACGATCCGCGTCACGACAGCGGATACGGGCAGAGCACTGCGGAGCCTGTCCCATCCCGGGGCGGTCGTCTGGTACGACCTTGCCTACACCGACAGCGCGGCAGTCTCATGCTGCCCGGCGATCGCATTCTTCTGCTCCGACGGGCACCTGAAACGCTGGCTCGACAGCCAGGCGGTCCAGCGCACCGGAGCCCGTCTGGACATGAGCGAGGCTCTGGAGCTCGGCCGCGCGATCTTCGGGCCGGTCCTCAGCGAACCCGTGCCGGCGGTCGTGTGAGGGGGAGCGGCATCATGCGGGCCACGAGGTGCCCGCGCCGGCGGCCGTGAGGAAACCGATCCGGGCGCGCCACACGGGCGAGATGCCAGTTCACATCCGACAGACTCGCATCGTGCTAAGTCCGCTGGAAGCCGCCGTCGGCAGCAAGTAGCGGTCGGTTAACCTCTCACCAGCGTCGCGATCGACTCCGAGCGCTCGTCCTGCCATGAGCTCCGATCATGCATCGGCTCATATGACAGCACTGACCTGAACCGCGAGGCCTTCCCGGGCTGTCGACCGTTCCCGCTGTTTCGACCATGACAATCCCAATACCGGACCGGACTCCGAGCATGACCATGCCGCTCATCACCATTGGTTTCAGCTTCCCTGCCTTCGCCGGGGGCTGGGAAATACCGCTCTCCCTCGCATCGAGGGGAGCGCTGAGCCATGGAGAGGTCCGGCCAGCACTTCCTGCTTTCGCCCAAGGTCCGCGACCTGACGGTCACCGAACTCTCCCGCATCCAGGAGAGGACAGCCTACAAGTGGTTCCGGCAGGCCCGCTGGCCTGAGACGGACGGCGAGGCCTACTGCCCGCATTGCGGCAACCTGCGCTGCTACGAGATGACCCGGAGTCGTTTCAAGTGCTCCGCCAAGGAATGCGGCTCCGTCTTCACGGTGACGTCCGGAACGGCGTTCGCCTGGCGCAAGCTGCCGTTCAAGAAGATGCTCTTCGCGATCTGGTTCGTCGCCAACTCCGTCAAGGGCAAGGCTGCCCTCCAGCTCTCCCGCGAGCTCGGCGTGCAGTACAAGACGGCCTGGGTGCTCCTGATGAAGCTCCGCGAGACCGTGGCGTCGCGCCGCGACGAGATGGTGCTCGACGGCGAGGTCGAGATCGACGGCAAATATGCGGGCGGGCATGTGAGACCGGAAAATCGAGCGGAGGATCGTGTCGACCGACGCCTGAAGGAGAACCGGAGCCCCGACCGCCTCTGCATCCTCGCGATCCGGCAGCGGGGCGTGTCCGGCCGAACCTTCACCCGGGTCATTCGCGAGGAGGACGGTGATGCGGCATGGGCCGCGGTTCGGGATCACGTCTCCCGGAACGCGAAGGTCTTCGCCGACGAGCACGGGAGCTACAACGATGTCGTGGGTCTGAACCGCATGGGCCGGGTGAACCACTCCGAGGCGTATTCCTCGGAGGACGGCACGAACACCAACGTCGTCGAGAGCTTCTTCAGCCGCATCCAGCGGGCCTATGTCGGCATCCACCACCGCTTCTCGACGCGATATCTCGACTGGTACGCGGCCGACATCGCCTGGCGCGAGGATATGAGGCGCACGAGCAATGGCGGGCTAACGCGTTCCCTGCTCGGGCAGGCGCTGAAGCGGCCGACGTCGCGGTCCCTGTGCGGCTACTGGCAGGGCAACAAGCCGCCTGACCTGATCTGGGAAGGCAGTGCCGCGGCCTAGGCCGCGATCTCCCAGAGATGCTTTCGGCCATCGACGGTGCCCGCTTGGCGCACGCGGCCGCGCTTGGTGAGGGCGATCAGAGCAGCGGACACCTGCGTCAGGAAACGCGGCATGGACGGATCGTCCGCGTCTGCACCGTTGCGCTCTGCGATCCGGGAGGTGCAGTCCGCTGTTGAAAGCGGTTGCTCCGCCTCGCGGAGTACCTCGAGGATGGCCTCGTTCTTGTTGATCCGTGCGAATTCGGGAGGGAGCTGTTGGGCTGCCCTCGGCCGCTGCGGCTTCGTTGCCGCGGACCCCCGCGGTACGTGGGCCGGATCGTAGATCGCGATCACCTGGTCGATCGCCGAGACCTGTCCATCGATCGCCTGAATCCTGGCCTTCAATTCCTCGACCTCGCCGAGCAGCTCGGCGCGCTTCCGCTTCAGTTCCTCGTCAACTCTCACCTGCTCCCGCTCCGTCAAAAGGAGCCGGAAGCTACCAAAGAACCGGGATCAGATCTGGTGGTTTTTGCTACCTAATGCCGCGACGATCCGAACAGGACGACCTCGTAGCTCTCCGGCGCCTTGCCGGCGACCTCCATGCCGGGAGAACCCATCGGCATTCCCGGAACGGCGAGGCCCCGAGCCTGTGGCTTCTCGGCCAGGAGGCGCTTGACGGCGTCAGCCGGCACATGACCCTCGACCACGTAACCGGACACCTCCGCCGTGTGGCAGGAGGCAAGGTCGTCCGGCACGCCGAGGCGGAGCTTCACCTGGTCGACATCCGAGGATGTGATGACCTCGACGGGGAAGCCGGCGGCCTTCATGTGCTCCACCCAGCCACCGCAGCAGCCGCAGTTCGGATCCTTGGTCACGATCATCTTCGGCAGGGTGGCCTGCGCAAAGGCTCGTTCGGCCATCATCGCGGCGCCAGAGGTTCCGAGAACGGCGAGGAAGCTGCGGCGGTTGAGCATGAGCATCTCCTTCAGGCTGCGACCGGGGTATAACCGGCCTTGGCGACCAGAGCCTTGATGGATGCCAGGTCGCTGCTCCCGCGGACGGACACCAACTTGGAAGCCGGATCGGCTTCGACCTGCGTGCCGGGCAGGCCCGTCTCGATCGCGTTCTTGATCGTGCCAGCGCAGTGACCGCAGGTCATGTCCTCGACCCGCAAGGTCAGGGCATTCGGATCACGTTCGGCCGCCTGGTCCGGCCGGGAGGAGTGGTTGTTGCATCCGCACATGGAATGATCTCCGTTTCTCATCGACGATGAGAGCAGTCTGCACCTTCCCATGATGGTAAGGTCAAGTGGCGTTTCATCACGACGCGCCGATGTCGCGACGGCACGTACCTTTCGAGGGCGCTCTTGCGAAGGCGGACAACCCCGTGTCCGCCCGTTTTCATTGGTTCGGAGCAGGACTGACCTCGTTGCGAGCCAGGCTCCATCCGGGCTGGCGCATCAGTGCTTGTTCGGGGTGTCGTCGTCAGCACCATCGGATCCGCCGGGCATCATGGCACCGCCGGGTCCCATCATTCCCCGCCCCATCATGCCTTGCCCCATCATGCCTCGGCTGCCCATCCGGACGAGGACCGGCAGCCGCCGCTTCTGGGCCTCGTCGAGGGTCGCGTGGAGCGGCGCGGCAGCGTCCGCGAGTTTGCGCATGGCGTCGGATCCCTGGCTCATATGATCGGCCATGGTGCGCAGCATGCTCACCGGATCGTTTGCCGTCGTCCCTCCTGTCTGGCGCATGGCCTGCATATGGCTGAGGTGAAGGGTCGCCAGATTCCGGAGCGCGGTTTCGACAGGGGGCCATAGCTTTTCCTGGTCGGCGGTCAGCCTCAGCCCGGCATGGATGGACGCGATATGGGCTTCGGCGAAGGCACTCATATCCTCGGTCGAGAATTGGCCCATCATCCCTTGGCTGCCGCCGGGCATGCCTTGACCCTGCATCATCTGGCCCATGGGCATCGGCATTCCGGATTGGCCGGGCATCGCCTGAGGTTTTCCCGGCGCTGTGGATTGGGCCTGCGCCTTGGGGGCATTACCTGGATGGTGCGGGTCACTGGAAGTCGGCGCCTGGGCCAGCGTGGGCCCGGCAAGGGTAACCAGGACGGTCGCGAGAACGGACATCTTCATGGCAGTGTCTCCTTTGAGCGGTCAAAAAGGGCAAGAACGGCGTCGGCGCAGCTTTCGCGGAATGGCCGCAGGCAGCGCCGATCAGGTTGCGTCGGGCGCAGCCATTGGTCCCGGGGCCGCAAGGGCCCCAATGTTCTCGGCCGGGCCGCAGACGGCCCGGCCTTGGGCGGTCACTCCCGCTTGTCGTGGTGGCCGTGGCCGCCGTGCATGAACAGATGCATCAGGGGGCAGGCCAGCAGCAGGAGGTAGGGCAGTGCGGTCACGATATGACCGCCGTGGTTCGCGAGGAGGTAGATGCCGAGAGCGGCCAACGCGAGCGAGCAGACCCAACCCAGGGGCGTGTTGATCAGCAGGGTCCGCCAGGTTCGTGGCGACTCGGGGGCAGGAGTCGGTGTGGTGGGCATGTCGATCTCTCCCGGTGCGGAGCGTGCCGATCTTGGACGTTGCTTGCGAACGGCGCCTTGAGCGAAATCAAGCGGGGTACCGGAAAGGCTCGTTCCGCCCACCCGGTCTGCTCCCGCTTCCTGACACCTAGCGGGCGGCGATGCCGTTCGGCCCCTTTCCGACCGGATAGGACTTCCCGGCCGAGAGGCTGCCGAGATCGATCGCGGAGATGGTGTTCGCGTAGGTGTTCGTGACGTAGGCCGTGCGACCGTCGCGAGCGATGACGATGCCGTGCGCTCCCTTGCCGACCGTCACGTTCCGGATCAGCTTGCCGTCCTCGATCGCGACGACCGACACCCGGTTGTCCGGTTTCGCCGCCGAGCCCTGGTTCGCGACCAGGGCGGCCTTGCCGTCCGGCGTAACGTAGACCTGCACGGGTCCGTTTCCGACGGAGGCCTTCCGCAGCACCTTGCGAGTGTCGACGTCGATGATGGCGACCTTGTCCTCGCCGTTGAGCGAGACCACGAGGATGCGGCCGCTCCGGTCGAACGCGACCTGGACCGGCCGCTTTCCGACGGAGATATGCATGGCCTTCTCCGGATTGCGCGTATCCACCAACGAGACCGTGTCGCTCTTCATGTTGGCGACCGCGAGCAGGTTTCCGTCCGGCGATAGGCGCAGTCCATGCGGGTAGTTCTGCACGGGGATGCGACCGGTTACCCTACGCCCCGGGATGTCGACCACCACCACCGAGTTGGTTTCGGCGTCGGTCAGATAGGCGAAATGCCCCTGTGCGTCGGGAACGACATGCGCCGGATGCCCTCCCACGGTCACGACCTGCGGCGCGCCGGGCGCGTCGCCAGCGACGTCCATGAGAACGAGTTGCCCGCCTGCGGAGCCGTGAGCCGCGTGGCTGCCGGACTGTGCCGCAGGCATGCCGGTCGCCAGGATGAGGCGGCCATCGGCGGTGACGTCGACGTTGTGCGGCGAGATCGGAATCGCCGCGGTGGTGGTTTTCGAGGTCTGCGAGTCGATGATTGAGAGGCTCTGCCCGTTCTCATTGGCAACGACGATCGTGTCGGCCCGGGCGCTGGCGGCACCAAGGGATGTGACGAGGGCGAGTGCAATCTGGGTTCCGCGTGCGAACATCGCATTGTCCTTCCGAATTCGAATTGAACAGGGTCCCGGTGCCCACGCAGGCCGCGACATCACGGAAGCGGCGGGGTCGGGATTCGGTTGGGTTACGCGATGGATTTTGGCGGTTTGAATCGCACCTCCGGGATTGCCCCGGCCAGCATCAGGTCATTCCCGGGCTGGAGGCAGATGGCTTCGGGCCATCCCGGGAAAGGGGCACCGGCACGGATCATCGCCGGGGGAACGACGAGGCAGCTCGAGGAAGCGCCGAGACAATCCTGGTCACAGGAAGGGCCGCCCGCCGTTCCCTCGGCGCTGTCTTGATCCGCGTTACGGCCGTGATGGATGGAGGCCGCCGCCGGGTCGACGTGCCCATGCTCCATGACCAACGACAGGTGCGTGGCAGGACCGGGCGCCGAAAAGGCAGGCGTCGCCATGCGACCGACCACGAGAACCATCGCGGCGACCGCGAGGAGCATGGCCATCAGCGGAGACAGAGCTTTTTTGCGACGCCTCTTCATTGCAGGAAGTCTACCCGGTTGGCGGACCGAAACCTTGCGCTGCATCAAACAGTCGGACGGACCGGGCGGCTCCCAATGGAACTGCCCGGCCCGGCAACTACAGTCGTACCGCGCGCAGGCGGATCGCGTTGCCGATCACGCTGACCGACGACAGTGCCATCGCGGCCGCCGCGATGATCGGCGACAGCAGGATGCCGAAGAACGGAAACAGCACTCCCGCCGCCACGGGCACGCCGAGCGCATTGTAGATGAAGGCGAAGAACAGGTTCTGGCGGATGTTTCGCATCACGGCCTGCGACAGCCGTCGCGCCCGCACGATTCCGGTGAGGTCGCCTTTCAGCAGGGTCACGCCCGCACTTTCCATCGCCACGTCGGTGCCCGTGCCCATGGCGATGCCGACATCCGCCGCCGCCAGCGCCGGCGCGTCGTTGACGCCGTCGCCCGCCATGGCGACCACCCTGCCGTCTGCCTTGTAACGCTGGACCACGGCACTCTTCTGGTCGGGCAGGACCTCGGCCTCGACCTCGTCGATTCCGAGCCGCCTGGCGACCGCCTTCGCGGTGGTCCAGTTGTCGCCGGTGAGCATCACGACCCGGATGCCTTCCGCCCTGAGCCCGGCGAGCGCCTCCGGCGTCGAACTCTTGACCGGATCCGCAATTGCGATGGCACCCGCCACCTTCCCGCCGATTCCGGCGAAGATCACCGTGGCGCCGTCCTCGCGCAACTTGTCCGCCTGCTCCGCCAGGCGAGCTGGATCGATGCCATGCTCGGTCAGGAAGGCCGCGTTGCCGAGCACGACGCGCCGTCCCTCGACGGTACCCAGCGCTCCCTTGCCGGTGGGCGAGTCGAAATCGGCGACCGGCGCGGTGGCGATACCCTGCTTGTCGGCGGCCGCGACGATGGCCAGCGCCAACGGATGCTCGCTTGCCCGTTCCACGCTGGCTGACAGGCGCAGGATTTCGGCTTCGTCAAAACCCGGAGCCGGAACCACGGCAGTCACGGATGGCTTGCCCTCCGTGAGGGTTCCGGTCTTGTCGACCACGAGGGTGTCGACCTTCTCCATGTGTTCCAAGGCCTCGGCATTCTTGATCAGAACGCCCGCCTGGGCGCCGCGGCCGACCCCGACCATGATCGACATTGGCGTGGCGAGACCAAGCGCGCACGGACAGGCGATGATGAGGACCGCGACGGCCGCAACGAGGCCGTAGGAGAACCGCGGCTCCGGACCCCAGAACGCCCACGCGATGAAGGCGAGTGCCGCAATGCCGATGACCGCGGGCACGAAGTAGCCCGAGACGTGATCGGCCAATCGCTGGATCGGGGCGCGGCTGCGCTGGGCCTCCGCCACCAGTTGGACGATCCGCGACAACATCGTGTCGTGCCCAACCTTCTGCGCCTCGATCACGAGTCCGCCGGACTGGTTCATCGTGCCCCCGATGGCCGCGGCCCCCGCTTCCTTGGTGACCGGCATCGACTCGCCCGTGACCATCGACTCGTCGACCGCGCTGCGTCCCTCGACGACGACGCCGTCGACCGGGACCTTCTCGCCCGGCCGCACCCGCAGACGGTCGCCGACCTGCACGGTGTCGAGCTGGACCTCCTGCTCGGTGCCGTCGGGCATGATCCTGCGGGCCGTCTTGGGCGCGAGGTCGAGCAGGGCGCGAATGGCCCCGCTGGTGCTCTCCCGTGCCCGCAACTCGAGGACCTGCCCGAGCAAGACGAGAACCGTGATGACGGAGGCCGCTTCGAAGTACACGGCCACCGAGCCGTCATGACCTCGGAACGCAGCCGGGAAGATCCCGGGCGCCAGCGTCGCCACCATGCTGTAGACCCAGGCCACGCCCGTGCCCATGGCGATGAGGGTGAACATGTTGAGGTTGCGCGAGACCAGGGACTGCCAGCCGCGCTCGAAGAACGGCCAGCCGGCCCACAGCACGACCGGTGTCGCGAGCAGCATCTGGATCCAGTTCGAGGTCTGCTGGCCGACATAGTGGCCCAGACCTGTCAGGTGACCGCCCATTTCCAACACGACCACGGGCAGGGAGAGCGCGAGTCCGATCCAGAACCGGCGCGTCATGTCGATCAGTTCGTGGCTGGGGCCGGTCTCCGCCGTCGCGAGCACCGGTTCGAGCGCCATTCCGCAGATCGGACAAGAGCCTGGTCCCACCTGTCTGATCTGGGGATGCATCGGGCAGGTGTAGATCGTGCCTTCCGGCACGGGTTCCGCCGTCCGGGCCGCCGCTGGCTCGACGTATTTGGCGGGCTCCGCCATGAATTTCGACTGGCAGCCGGAGGAGCAGAAGTAATAGGGCTTGCCCCCGTACTGCGCCCGGTGCGTCGTCGCGTGCGGGTCGACCGTCATCCCGCAGACCGGGTCCTTTACCTTCCCGGCTTCTCCCTCGTGCTCATGATGATGTCCCCCATGGGCGCCATGGTCATGATGATGGCCATGGCCCTTGCTGGTTGGGGTGTCGGTCATGACGGTTCTCCGCATATGCATCGATGAGCTGACGCAAGGTTGAGGATTCCCATGATGGGAAGGTCAAGTACTTGCCTCCGGGGCCTCTACATCGACGCGATCGAGGCGGATCTCGACCTCGGTGAACCACCCCAAGGCTTGCTCCACCCAGGTGTCCCGAATGGCCGATCCGGCGCAAGCAAACCGGGAAATGCCTGCGCCCCGGATCGGCCGTTTAGGTTACTTCGCCTTTTGAAGCTTGGTGACCGTGATCTGGCCGTTGACGCGGTCGGCGTCGAACTTGATCTTGTCCCCGGCCTTCAGCCCTTTGAGCATGGCGGGATCGCCAGCCCGGAACACCATGGTCATGGCGTCCATGTCGAGGTTCTTGATGGCGCCGTGGTTGATGGTGAGCTTGCCCTGAGCCTCGTCGACCTTGGTGACGGTGCCGCTGACCGACTGGGCGGCAGCCGGTAGCGCGACCATCAGGAATGCGAGGGTGGCGGTGGTCTTCAGCATGGGATGATCCTTTCCTCTGACGCTTACTTGACGATGATCTTGCCGGTCATGCCGGCTTCCCGATGGCCGGGGATCAGGCAGGAGAAGTCGAACTCGCCCGCCTTGGTGAAGGCCCAGACGATCTCGCCGGTCTTCTTCGGCGCGAGCCGCTTGGCGTTCGGATCGTCATGTTCCATGTCGGGGTTCTTCTGCATCTCGATGGCATGCTTGAGGTTCTCCTCCAGCGTGGCCAGCACGAGTTCATGGTCGAGTTCGCCGTTGTTGCGAAGCTGGAAGCGAATCTGCTCGCCGCGACGCACCTCGATCCGGTCGGGGATGAAGGCCATCTTGCCGTCCTTCTCGCTCATCACGACCTGGACGATCCGGGCCGGTTTCTTGGGATCGCCCGCCTTGCCGTAAGCCGCCTCGTCGCCATGGCTGTGGCCGGCCGCGCCGGGCCCGGCAAACGCGGCGCCAGCCGACATCAAAAGTCCGATCGCGGCAAATTTGAACGGTGCTGTCTTCATCTCTATCTCCGGAAGTGAATGTTCTGCGTCAGTGGTTGGAATGCGGGCTCTTGGCGGCGGGGCGCGGCTTGCCGTCGGGTCCGAGGCTCGGCTTACGCGGATCCTTCACGCGCCATTCGGTCGCATCGAGGCCGCTATCGGGCGATTTTGCGCGCGGCGCCTCGCTCAGCTTCTCGCCCTTGAGTTCGTAGGCGACGGTTCCTTCGGGGTGCTTGAACCAGCCGGGGTCCTTGTAGTCGTTCTTCGCCAGCCCCTCGCGGACCTTCACGACCGAGAACATGCCGCCCATCTCGACGGCGCCGAACTGGGCGAAGCCGGTCATCATCGGCAGGGTATTGTCCGGCAGCGGCATCTCCATCGAACCCATCTCGCCCATGCCGTTCGACCCCATCGGCATGTAGCCCGGCGCGATCTTCGCGATGCGCTTCGCCAGGTCCTTCTTGTTCACGCCGATATAGGTCTTCACCGAGTGGCCCATGGCGTTCATCGTGTGGTGCGACTTGTGGCAATGGATCGCCCAGTCGCCCGGCTCGTCGGCGACGAAGTCGAAGGCGCGCATCTGGCCGACGGCGCAGTCGATCGAGACCTCGGGCCAGGCGGCAGCGGGATCGACCCAGCCGCCATCCGTGCCCGAGACCTTGAACTCGTAGCCGTGCATGTGGATCGGGTGGTTGGTCATGGTCAGGTTGCCGAAGCGGATGCGGACCTTGTCGTCCTTGCCGACGACGAAGGGATCGATGCCGGGGAAGACCCGGCTGTTCCAGCACCACATGTTGAAGTCGGTCATGGTGTTGACCTTCGGCACGTAGGACCCGGCCTCGATGTCGAAGGCGTTGAGCAGGAAGACGAAGTCGCGGTCGACGCGGCGGAACGCCGGATCCTTCGGATGGACCACGAAGAAGCCCATCATGCCCATCGCCATCTGGACCATCTCGTCCGAATGCGGGTGGTACATGAAGGTGCCGGAGCGCCGGAGCTGGAATTCGTAGACGAAGGTCTTGCCCGGCGGGATATGCGGCTGGGTCAGCCCGCCGACGCCGTCCATGCCGTTGGGCAGGCGCTGGCCGTGCCAGTGAACGGCCGTGTTCTCCGGCAGCTTGTTGGTGACGTAGATGCGGACCTTGTCGCCTTCGACCGCCTCGATGGTTGGCCCCGGCGACTGGCCGTTGTAGCCCCACAGATGGGCCTTCATGCCCGGGGCGAGCTCTCGCACCACCGGCTCGGCGACGAGATGAAACTCCTTCCAGTCGCCGTTCATCCGCCAGGGCAGGGA encodes:
- a CDS encoding Mercuric transport protein MerT; amino-acid sequence: MGELTRAEPSGLASRQEGATSARASQGLLAAGGILAALGASSCCILPLVLFGLGASGAWIGNLTAMAPYQPVFVAVAVAFLTFGFWRVYRQPKAACAPGGSCARPGSSRIAKIGLWAAAALVLAAVTFPYTAPLLITL
- a CDS encoding CopG protein, with the protein product MLNRRSFLAVLGTSGAAMMAERAFAQATLPKMIVTKDPNCGCCGGWVEHMKAAGFPVEVITSSDVDQVKLRLGVPDDLASCHTAEVSGYVVEGHVPADAVKRLLAEKPQARGLAVPGMPMGSPGMEVAGKAPESYEVVLFGSSRH
- a CDS encoding conserved hypothetical protein (Evidence 4 : Unknown function but conserved in other organisms), translating into MPTTPTPAPESPRTWRTLLINTPLGWVCSLALAALGIYLLANHGGHIVTALPYLLLLACPLMHLFMHGGHGHHDKRE
- a CDS encoding putative Alkylmercury lyase (Evidence 3 : Putative function from multiple computational evidences; Product type e : enzyme), coding for MNSTVNPTREVAAEIRPGVRRPDWSAVTTPAARQALAGRSAARSGLLDMWSHALEVSEDIVWRTVLRLYAAQGRPPNVDEIAAAAGIDGSRVSALLRKLQLRDLVGLKAGSDAIWLAYPFTEHATGHRVELNGHVLNALCAIDALGVAAMYRTDVTVESPCRSCGETIRVTTADTGRALRSLSHPGAVVWYDLAYTDSAAVSCCPAIAFFCSDGHLKRWLDSQAVQRTGARLDMSEALELGRAIFGPVLSEPVPAVV
- a CDS encoding LTXXQ motif family protein encodes the protein MKMSVLATVLVTLAGPTLAQAPTSSDPHHPGNAPKAQAQSTAPGKPQAMPGQSGMPMPMGQMMQGQGMPGGSQGMMGQFSTEDMSAFAEAHIASIHAGLRLTADQEKLWPPVETALRNLATLHLSHMQAMRQTGGTTANDPVSMLRTMADHMSQGSDAMRKLADAAAPLHATLDEAQKRRLPVLVRMGSRGMMGQGMMGRGMMGPGGAMMPGGSDGADDDTPNKH
- a CDS encoding Copper chaperone — its product is MCGCNNHSSRPDQAAERDPNALTLRVEDMTCGHCAGTIKNAIETGLPGTQVEADPASKLVSVRGSSDLASIKALVAKAGYTPVAA
- the merA gene encoding Mercuric reductase; translation: MKVETMSDCCGTGAKNGKDRYDLVVIGAGSAGFSAAITAAEQGAQVALVGHGTMGGTCVNVGCVPSKALIRATEAVHHANAASRFAGIDGNARVADWQALVAQKDDLVASLRQAKYVDLLPAYNNVAYHEGQARLVDGGVQAGGKRLVSDRIIIATGTRPALPAIPGIADVSALDSTTALALTELPRSMIVVGGGYVGAELAQTFARAGVDVTLVFRSRLLPEAEPEIGAALAGYLTDEGITVMGDLTYDSVRRTEEGIALTVLRDGQPQTIGAERILVATGRAPNTEGLGLAETGIAQTPMGAILVDDRMRTTRAGVYAAGDVTGKDQFVYMAAYGAKLAARNALNGDSLRYDNSAMPAVVFTDPQVGSVGLTEAQARAAGHDVRTSVLALDNVPRALAARDTRGLIKLVADRGTRKLLGAHILAPEGADSIQTAAMAIRGGLTIDALAETIFPYLTTVEGLKLAAQTFDKDVKMLSCCAG
- a CDS encoding conserved hypothetical protein (Evidence 4 : Unknown function but conserved in other organisms) codes for the protein MRVDEELKRKRAELLGEVEELKARIQAIDGQVSAIDQVIAIYDPAHVPRGSAATKPQRPRAAQQLPPEFARINKNEAILEVLREAEQPLSTADCTSRIAERNGADADDPSMPRFLTQVSAALIALTKRGRVRQAGTVDGRKHLWEIAA
- a CDS encoding transposase, with the protein product MERSGQHFLLSPKVRDLTVTELSRIQERTAYKWFRQARWPETDGEAYCPHCGNLRCYEMTRSRFKCSAKECGSVFTVTSGTAFAWRKLPFKKMLFAIWFVANSVKGKAALQLSRELGVQYKTAWVLLMKLRETVASRRDEMVLDGEVEIDGKYAGGHVRPENRAEDRVDRRLKENRSPDRLCILAIRQRGVSGRTFTRVIREEDGDAAWAAVRDHVSRNAKVFADEHGSYNDVVGLNRMGRVNHSEAYSSEDGTNTNVVESFFSRIQRAYVGIHHRFSTRYLDWYAADIAWREDMRRTSNGGLTRSLLGQALKRPTSRSLCGYWQGNKPPDLIWEGSAAA
- the merP gene encoding Mercuric transport protein periplasmic component produces the protein MKTLFRIALTASALMLAGGAMAAPRTVTLNVENVSCATCAPIVKRVLSRIPGVSQVTVVEDSGMATATVTFDDGKVTPEALTQATTNAGYPSTVKDGKSSS